From the genome of Candidatus Nitrosocosmicus oleophilus, one region includes:
- a CDS encoding DUF2278 family protein, producing the protein MPISNYSMLKAKVVDSRFASGTNPHYQIKVVDDEKEYRIAVNVRSQDGSDLQYVLNSQWNHPIQDDLEQLELGLHGILSKPGGLALDYIRGNVVDPRLFITIPMNLPGPDNDLNEKLNHYIQRAMADESAILYSFGEPWGPENKRDKIFGFLPGAGIHNIHKNQGNNSNWANDDGVWQDGGLLFHFPEHNQWIAIFLRFQNQSWHTDDVTGHKIKVPTSGPPSDSIAVEPLNRDSLPTSDRPDGLIRIVAALVNDTNSPEKETVTLLNTSNGEVSLDGWMIADKHKNKMPLNGKLTRGSTITFPISPPVVFSNKGGIITLLDDQGLKVDGVSYTKSQARHPGWTIKF; encoded by the coding sequence GACTCCCGTTTTGCTTCAGGTACCAATCCTCATTATCAAATTAAGGTAGTAGATGATGAGAAGGAATACAGAATTGCTGTTAATGTTAGATCACAAGACGGATCAGACCTCCAGTATGTCCTTAATTCTCAATGGAATCATCCAATACAAGACGATTTAGAACAATTAGAACTTGGATTACACGGTATTCTAAGTAAGCCTGGAGGACTAGCTTTGGATTATATTCGTGGCAACGTAGTTGATCCACGACTCTTTATCACAATTCCTATGAATCTTCCTGGTCCAGATAACGACTTGAATGAAAAACTCAACCATTACATACAACGTGCAATGGCCGACGAAAGCGCCATTTTATACTCTTTTGGTGAACCCTGGGGTCCAGAAAATAAGAGAGACAAGATTTTTGGATTTCTTCCAGGTGCTGGAATTCACAATATTCATAAGAATCAAGGTAACAATTCCAACTGGGCTAATGATGACGGAGTTTGGCAAGATGGCGGTCTTCTTTTTCATTTCCCAGAACACAATCAATGGATAGCAATATTTCTAAGGTTTCAGAATCAATCCTGGCATACTGATGATGTTACTGGTCATAAAATTAAGGTCCCTACAAGTGGACCTCCTTCTGATTCGATCGCTGTTGAACCATTAAATAGAGACTCACTTCCCACTTCAGATCGTCCTGATGGGCTCATTAGGATTGTTGCTGCATTGGTTAACGATACAAATAGCCCAGAGAAAGAGACTGTTACATTATTAAATACTTCAAACGGCGAAGTATCATTAGATGGCTGGATGATAGCAGACAAACATAAAAATAAGATGCCTTTAAATGGAAAACTGACTAGGGGTAGCACCATTACTTTTCCCATTTCGCCGCCTGTAGTGTTTTCAAATAAGGGAGGAATTATAACGTTACTTGATGACCAAGGTCTCAAAGTTGATGGGGTATCATATACTAAGTCTCAGGCACGTCATCCAGGTTGGACCATAAAGTTCTGA
- a CDS encoding endonuclease/exonuclease/phosphatase family protein → MNIRLGTFNLENLFLRYRILDGDRTGTFNPKPIPFTDISKFISTYTEYLEKFGGPEKLESDPKAREKLYKELASTSKGNKILAKFLLEGVSINNLQIDQLYAVNETQRKSTAKAMRGEDNEMNFPDIMALQEVENMQALGDFNSTNFDKHYKYRYLIDGNDDRQIDVGFYSNFPATRIRTHQFAKDIDGTHLFSRDCLEIDFALTDDEEKIDDSTPILTVFNNHLKSKFIDFRVKESDREKAKQNAESKRKRQADEIVRILKERFEGNDFEKRDFIVCGDFNDSPSSPSLTKLLNSGIENVVNRIGNGDIKKEWTYYYSQENTLEQMDYILLSPSLSKKNKNNKPEIERRGMANYRKLKTDHNFDLKRFEGVTKRGTEASDHCPVFMELNIE, encoded by the coding sequence ATGAACATAAGATTGGGTACTTTTAATCTGGAAAACTTGTTTTTAAGATATAGAATTCTAGACGGTGATAGAACTGGAACTTTTAATCCAAAACCTATCCCTTTTACAGATATATCTAAATTCATATCTACTTATACAGAATATCTAGAAAAATTTGGTGGACCAGAAAAACTCGAGAGTGATCCTAAGGCAAGAGAAAAATTGTACAAAGAACTGGCCTCAACCAGCAAAGGAAACAAAATTTTAGCTAAATTTCTTTTAGAAGGTGTATCGATAAACAATCTTCAAATCGATCAGTTGTACGCTGTTAATGAAACTCAAAGAAAAAGTACTGCAAAGGCCATGCGAGGAGAAGATAATGAAATGAATTTTCCAGATATTATGGCATTGCAGGAAGTCGAAAATATGCAAGCTCTAGGAGATTTTAATTCTACTAATTTCGATAAACACTATAAATATAGATACCTTATTGACGGTAATGACGATAGGCAAATTGATGTAGGGTTTTATAGTAATTTTCCTGCAACCCGAATTCGAACTCATCAATTTGCTAAGGACATAGATGGAACACATCTCTTTTCGAGAGACTGTCTTGAAATAGACTTTGCATTAACTGATGATGAAGAGAAGATCGATGATAGTACACCTATTCTAACAGTTTTTAATAACCACTTAAAATCTAAATTTATTGATTTTCGTGTGAAAGAAAGTGATAGAGAAAAAGCCAAACAAAATGCAGAGTCAAAAAGGAAAAGACAGGCTGATGAAATCGTACGTATTCTTAAGGAAAGATTCGAAGGTAATGATTTTGAAAAAAGAGATTTCATAGTATGTGGAGATTTTAATGATTCACCTTCATCTCCGTCTTTAACCAAATTATTAAACTCGGGAATAGAAAATGTAGTAAATAGAATTGGTAACGGAGACATAAAAAAAGAATGGACATACTATTATTCACAAGAAAATACCTTAGAACAGATGGATTACATACTCTTGTCACCGTCTTTATCCAAAAAGAACAAGAATAACAAACCAGAAATTGAAAGAAGAGGAATGGCCAATTACAGGAAACTAAAGACTGATCATAATTTTGACCTAAAGCGATTTGAAGGGGTAACAAAAAGAGGTACAGAAGCTTCAGATCATTGTCCGGTGTTCATGGAGTTAAATATAGAATAA
- a CDS encoding DUF99 family protein produces MRFHIEKKGLRVLGIAESFTKTSTCSTLTGIVMRRDLVIDGMVFGNVTIEGNDSTQNILSMYRSLRRNDINCIMLDGLVISMYNIIDGEELEKSTSVPVIAITFKDSEGLEGAINHHFSSDSEMKMKLEQYRKLGKRDAILLRTGKILFVRYWGISSEEASKIVNFFTLQGSIPEPIRIAKLAARACMRNK; encoded by the coding sequence ATGAGGTTTCACATAGAGAAAAAAGGTTTACGTGTTTTAGGGATAGCCGAAAGCTTCACAAAAACTAGTACTTGTTCCACACTTACAGGAATAGTAATGCGCCGTGATCTGGTAATTGACGGCATGGTTTTTGGAAATGTTACGATAGAAGGAAATGATTCGACACAAAATATCTTGTCTATGTATAGGTCATTGAGGAGAAACGACATCAATTGCATAATGCTTGATGGTCTTGTAATAAGCATGTACAATATTATAGACGGTGAAGAACTTGAAAAGAGCACTAGTGTTCCAGTTATAGCAATAACTTTCAAAGACTCTGAAGGACTAGAAGGTGCAATAAATCATCATTTTTCCAGTGACTCTGAGATGAAGATGAAATTAGAACAATATCGTAAACTAGGTAAGCGAGACGCAATTCTGTTAAGGACTGGTAAGATCTTGTTCGTACGATACTGGGGAATCAGTTCTGAAGAAGCATCCAAGATCGTTAATTTCTTTACGCTCCAAGGTTCAATTCCTGAGCCGATTAGAATAGCAAAACTTGCCGCACGTGCATGTATGCGAAACAAATAA
- a CDS encoding response regulator has translation MQVLDFNHDECDENGSNYVVSRPDNPIDNKGQMKFINYTQQYCIGIIDIVNSTNETSKISSPNKLRKYYSLFLNTMSSVINSCNGKVIKTIGDSLFFYFPKTCNETNESAFHDVFECGMRMLSSSSKLDSQLRENDLQPINYRICMDYGEVEVAMSDNSNEVDLFGSVVNECSKLNNFVSSREWCIGKKLYNRSSKSQFINNYTVNKVNIQNNSYNNVKFDVNFNYFYSVNILDKIQRKKSILDYRETQNTINKNNLAKVTDKTSINILLIDDDKDILYTFHTILNSQGYIVKAFSDATEALEHVIRKGPYFYDMIVMDIRMPGINGIQLYYRFKAIDPHAKILLVSALDIVPELVGSMPGIDMKEIVRKPIEAEDFILKIKSTIKV, from the coding sequence GTGCAAGTTTTAGATTTTAACCATGATGAATGTGATGAAAATGGCTCTAATTATGTTGTCTCTAGACCCGATAATCCTATCGATAATAAGGGTCAAATGAAATTCATTAATTATACGCAGCAATATTGTATTGGAATAATTGATATTGTTAATTCTACTAACGAAACATCAAAAATATCTAGTCCAAATAAATTGAGAAAATATTATTCGCTATTTCTTAATACAATGTCATCTGTAATCAATAGTTGCAATGGGAAGGTTATCAAAACTATTGGGGATAGTCTGTTTTTCTATTTTCCAAAAACTTGTAATGAGACCAATGAATCTGCTTTTCATGACGTATTTGAATGTGGGATGAGAATGCTTTCATCCAGTAGTAAATTGGATAGTCAATTACGTGAGAACGATTTACAACCTATCAATTACAGAATCTGTATGGATTACGGAGAGGTAGAGGTAGCGATGTCAGATAATTCTAATGAAGTCGACCTATTTGGATCGGTTGTTAACGAATGTTCAAAATTGAATAATTTTGTATCATCAAGAGAGTGGTGTATTGGAAAAAAACTGTATAATAGATCTAGTAAATCTCAATTCATCAACAACTACACCGTAAATAAGGTAAATATACAAAATAACTCCTATAATAATGTAAAATTCGATGTAAATTTTAATTATTTTTATTCTGTGAATATACTTGATAAAATTCAAAGAAAAAAGTCTATACTTGATTACAGAGAAACACAAAATACAATAAATAAGAACAATTTGGCAAAAGTTACCGACAAAACATCTATTAATATTCTCTTAATAGACGATGACAAAGATATTCTTTACACGTTTCATACTATTTTAAATAGTCAAGGTTATATCGTCAAGGCTTTTTCAGATGCAACTGAAGCTCTGGAACATGTTATCCGAAAAGGACCTTACTTTTATGACATGATCGTAATGGATATTCGAATGCCTGGAATAAATGGTATTCAGCTATATTATAGATTTAAAGCCATAGATCCCCATGCGAAAATTCTGCTAGTATCAGCACTGGACATTGTACCTGAATTAGTAGGTTCAATGCCTGGTATAGATATGAAAGAGATAGTAAGAAAGCCTATCGAAGCAGAAGATTTCATATTAAAAATAAAATCAACAATAAAAGTTTAA
- a CDS encoding pyridoxamine 5'-phosphate oxidase family protein — protein sequence MQLTSRFRIKNINNIIEFLSDVHVGRLATIDVNGYPQIIPMNFVHTVTDLNTKNFSLDYGKPTYRKDGKRENIDNDFKIVKNVSTKKTTLYEHVIYMHSHHRGEKIENFLRNQKVGFEVDKEICFLPSYYFHPTDASFADTLYTSIVIKGKASVVSDNQEKAFAMNKMMQKYQSEGKYAELNQDTKSIIHLTVIKINVDTIDGKYKIGQEWSDSFRKDIANKIIQREGITRAREILKDMKIIIQKNGELELPISVNLQL from the coding sequence ATGCAACTAACGTCCAGATTTAGAATAAAAAATATCAACAACATAATAGAATTTTTGAGCGATGTACATGTTGGAAGATTAGCAACAATTGACGTAAACGGATATCCTCAAATAATTCCAATGAATTTTGTTCATACAGTTACAGATCTAAACACTAAAAATTTTAGCCTTGATTACGGGAAGCCAACATATCGAAAAGACGGCAAAAGAGAAAATATAGACAATGATTTCAAGATAGTAAAGAATGTCTCCACCAAAAAAACAACACTTTATGAACATGTAATTTATATGCATTCCCATCACAGAGGAGAGAAAATTGAGAACTTCCTACGAAATCAAAAAGTAGGATTTGAAGTCGATAAGGAAATTTGCTTTCTGCCCTCGTACTATTTTCATCCTACCGATGCTTCTTTCGCGGACACATTGTATACAAGTATAGTAATAAAAGGAAAAGCATCTGTTGTGTCTGATAATCAAGAAAAAGCATTTGCAATGAACAAAATGATGCAAAAATATCAATCGGAAGGTAAGTATGCTGAATTAAATCAAGATACAAAATCCATCATACATCTAACAGTAATAAAAATTAATGTTGATACAATTGACGGTAAATATAAAATCGGACAAGAATGGTCGGATTCCTTTAGGAAAGATATCGCAAACAAGATTATTCAGAGAGAGGGAATTACCAGAGCAAGAGAAATTCTAAAGGATATGAAAATAATCATACAAAAAAATGGTGAATTGGAATTACCAATTTCAGTAAATCTGCAGCTATAA
- the rpsI gene encoding 30S ribosomal protein S9, whose protein sequence is MNKIDLYPGQRKTCRAVATIVKGNGKIRINNIPVEVIQPEVAKELILTPTNIIGELRDRVDVNVHVNGGGFMGQAFASAVAISRALTGETKGAKDPRDHPFTRNIREEIKKKITEFDRHLLVGDPRQTESKKFGGSGARRRKQKSYR, encoded by the coding sequence ATGAATAAAATAGATCTTTATCCCGGACAAAGGAAGACATGTAGAGCCGTAGCTACAATAGTAAAAGGAAATGGAAAAATTAGAATTAACAATATCCCTGTAGAGGTAATTCAACCAGAAGTAGCAAAGGAACTCATTTTAACACCTACTAACATAATTGGTGAACTAAGGGATAGAGTAGATGTTAATGTGCACGTCAATGGAGGCGGCTTCATGGGGCAAGCGTTTGCAAGCGCAGTAGCAATTTCACGTGCATTAACAGGAGAAACAAAAGGTGCAAAGGATCCAAGGGATCATCCATTTACAAGAAACATCAGAGAAGAAATCAAGAAAAAAATAACAGAATTTGATAGACATTTGTTGGTTGGGGATCCAAGACAAACAGAGTCAAAGAAATTTGGCGGCTCAGGGGCAAGACGAAGAAAACAGAAATCATATCGTTAA
- a CDS encoding 50S ribosomal protein L13 has translation MAKETKLETKPEESQPQQNKLIVVDATNCISGRLCSKVSKLLLQGNRVSVVNAEKVMVSGNKYEVIESYKKRLEVGSIVNPIHGPFHPRRPDTIITKMIRGMVPKRKSSGMQSFKRLRVYIGVPDELKNSAMQSFEDAKITRPESFYISMSDVAKQIGWKGVVQ, from the coding sequence TTGGCTAAGGAAACAAAGTTGGAGACAAAACCAGAAGAAAGTCAGCCACAGCAAAATAAGCTCATAGTAGTCGATGCAACAAATTGTATTTCAGGAAGGCTATGTTCGAAGGTATCAAAATTATTATTGCAAGGTAATAGAGTATCCGTAGTAAATGCTGAAAAAGTGATGGTATCCGGAAATAAGTATGAAGTCATCGAAAGTTACAAGAAAAGATTAGAAGTTGGATCAATTGTTAACCCAATTCACGGTCCATTTCATCCAAGAAGACCAGACACCATAATTACAAAAATGATAAGAGGTATGGTCCCAAAAAGAAAGTCCAGTGGAATGCAATCTTTTAAAAGATTAAGGGTATATATAGGCGTACCAGATGAGTTAAAAAATTCAGCAATGCAATCATTTGAGGACGCCAAAATTACGAGACCCGAATCATTTTACATATCCATGAGTGACGTGGCAAAACAGATAGGTTGGAAAGGAGTAGTTCAATAA
- a CDS encoding 50S ribosomal protein L18e, protein MFNDTLIDNTVWILRKAFKSNKAQIWKALEKEFSRSRSNRRQVNIQRLDKITNNGDIVVVPGKILGNGTLGHKLTVYAYSFSETAINKLNSAGAEVISLQSLISKYPDGKGVKIIG, encoded by the coding sequence ATGTTTAACGATACTTTAATAGATAATACAGTTTGGATTCTACGTAAAGCATTTAAAAGTAACAAGGCGCAAATTTGGAAAGCATTGGAGAAAGAATTTTCCAGATCTAGATCAAACAGGAGACAAGTTAACATCCAAAGATTGGATAAAATTACTAATAACGGGGATATAGTGGTAGTTCCAGGCAAGATTTTGGGCAATGGAACGTTGGGGCACAAACTGACAGTTTATGCATATTCATTTTCAGAAACTGCCATAAATAAATTGAACTCTGCAGGGGCAGAAGTTATTTCATTGCAATCATTAATAAGTAAATATCCTGATGGGAAAGGTGTAAAAATAATTGGCTAA
- a CDS encoding DNA-directed RNA polymerase subunit D — translation MISIDLKVIEKHDERITIKFNNVPRQYVNAIRRLSISEVPTFAIDDVVILENSSVMHDEAVAHRLGLIPLRTDLKKFSLPEECSCKSTLGCTNCRVLLQLDAEANEKTKTITTSELISEDEFVKPVSQDIPIIVLAPGQKLKFEAYARLGFGRDHAKWQPATIAVVKYGENENEIFLTVESNGALTAEEIIIAAIEQLNKSIKDFGETINALQIPNNL, via the coding sequence TTGATCTCCATAGATTTAAAGGTTATTGAGAAACATGATGAAAGAATAACCATTAAATTTAATAATGTACCTCGTCAGTACGTAAATGCAATTAGACGGCTATCAATTAGCGAGGTGCCTACTTTTGCTATTGATGACGTAGTTATTCTAGAAAATTCATCAGTAATGCATGATGAAGCAGTTGCTCACAGGCTTGGTTTAATTCCACTAAGGACTGACTTGAAGAAATTTTCATTACCTGAAGAATGTAGTTGTAAGAGTACACTGGGATGTACGAATTGTAGGGTGTTATTGCAACTTGATGCAGAAGCTAACGAAAAAACTAAAACAATTACTACTTCAGAGTTAATTTCAGAAGATGAATTTGTAAAACCTGTAAGTCAAGATATTCCGATAATAGTATTAGCTCCTGGTCAAAAATTAAAGTTTGAAGCATATGCGAGGTTGGGATTTGGTAGGGATCATGCAAAATGGCAGCCTGCTACAATAGCAGTAGTAAAATATGGCGAAAATGAAAATGAAATTTTTTTAACTGTTGAATCTAATGGAGCATTAACTGCAGAGGAAATAATCATAGCAGCAATCGAGCAGCTAAATAAAAGTATAAAGGACTTTGGCGAAACAATTAACGCACTCCAAATACCAAACAACCTCTAG
- a CDS encoding ribosome assembly factor SBDS: protein MADSKVTVVKLTIGNDRFEILVKPDPALEYKLGKRTDLSSVLVSDEIYSDANKGSRVAVDKLNKHFKTSDSNEILKQILLKGELNLTTDQRRKMVEDKRKQIVQYINKNFVDPKTKLPHPVQRIENALEDVRVTIDPFKKAEDQVKSIVDSLRKILPLKSEMLQLVILIPSSFSSISYNYIKSSGVLTSEEWLSDGSLKVNIEINAGMKGNFLDRIGSLTKGSAQVKE, encoded by the coding sequence ATGGCTGATTCAAAAGTTACTGTTGTAAAATTAACTATTGGAAATGATAGATTTGAAATTTTAGTAAAGCCAGATCCTGCATTAGAGTATAAATTAGGTAAACGAACCGATTTGTCTTCCGTATTAGTCTCAGACGAAATATATTCAGATGCAAATAAAGGATCTCGAGTAGCCGTTGATAAATTAAATAAGCATTTCAAAACTAGTGACTCTAATGAAATACTTAAACAAATATTACTTAAAGGAGAACTAAATCTTACTACAGATCAAAGGCGCAAAATGGTAGAGGACAAGCGAAAACAGATTGTTCAATACATAAATAAGAATTTTGTAGATCCCAAAACAAAACTTCCTCACCCTGTACAACGAATAGAAAATGCACTAGAAGATGTAAGAGTCACCATCGATCCTTTCAAGAAAGCCGAAGACCAGGTCAAATCTATTGTTGACTCGCTTAGAAAAATTCTTCCATTAAAATCTGAAATGTTACAGCTTGTTATTCTTATACCAAGCTCTTTTTCCTCCATAAGTTATAATTATATTAAAAGCTCTGGCGTTCTAACTTCTGAAGAATGGCTATCAGATGGTTCTTTAAAAGTAAATATAGAAATAAATGCCGGTATGAAAGGGAACTTTCTCGATCGCATAGGTTCGTTGACTAAAGGGTCTGCACAAGTTAAGGAATAA
- the rrp41 gene encoding exosome complex exonuclease Rrp41: MDENGKRSDGRGIDELRSIKITVGVVKNADGSAYIEFGKNKIIVAVYGPREVHPKHMALPDRCVLRCRYHMSPFSTDTRKNPAPSRREVEISKVMRESLEPSLILSDYPRAVIDVFVEVLQADGGSRCAGINAASVALADAGINMRDLVSACAAGRLSDNIVLDINDLEDKEGDADMPVAYLPNLEQVTLLQLDGKLTTTQFSECLEKAISGCKSVYEIQKEALMKKYFGNEMELKEEA, from the coding sequence ATGGACGAAAACGGAAAAAGATCCGATGGCCGAGGGATAGATGAATTACGGTCAATTAAAATTACCGTGGGCGTGGTGAAAAATGCAGACGGTTCAGCTTATATAGAATTTGGAAAGAATAAAATAATTGTCGCTGTTTACGGGCCACGTGAAGTTCATCCAAAACATATGGCTCTTCCAGACAGGTGTGTTCTTAGGTGTAGATACCACATGTCTCCATTTTCTACGGATACACGAAAGAACCCTGCTCCCTCTCGACGAGAAGTGGAGATATCTAAAGTAATGCGTGAATCTTTGGAACCATCATTAATTTTAAGTGACTATCCGCGAGCAGTAATTGATGTTTTCGTTGAAGTATTGCAAGCCGATGGTGGCTCTAGGTGTGCTGGCATCAATGCAGCTTCTGTGGCATTAGCTGATGCTGGAATTAATATGCGTGATTTGGTTTCTGCTTGTGCTGCTGGACGGTTATCAGACAATATTGTACTAGATATTAATGATCTTGAGGATAAAGAAGGAGATGCAGATATGCCTGTAGCTTATTTGCCCAATTTGGAACAAGTAACTTTGCTGCAGTTGGATGGTAAGTTAACTACCACTCAATTTAGTGAATGTTTGGAAAAAGCAATAAGTGGATGCAAGTCAGTGTACGAAATACAAAAAGAAGCGCTAATGAAAAAGTATTTTGGCAATGAAATGGAGTTGAAAGAAGAAGCATGA
- the rrp42 gene encoding exosome complex protein Rrp42 — protein sequence MSSSKRSTVIVEQLRKQQMLEALSRGKRLDGRDFESYRNFEIEIGIIDKASGSAKVKLGNTEVIAGVKVETGEPFEGLENKGALIMSAEVLPTASPHVEPGPPDEDAIELSRVVDRGIRESEMLDLDKLVLIPGKIVYTVFVDCSIINSDGNLLDATSYAVVAALLTSKFPIYEIKDEQVVDTGKTMPPPITTMPVSITAVRIGESVLLDPTTEEEACMDARITMTTQSDGNIVAVQKGFTGPFSVNQIVQFSEIARIKGEEMRSKIKELN from the coding sequence ATGAGCTCCTCTAAACGTTCTACAGTAATAGTCGAACAACTACGAAAACAACAAATGCTAGAAGCTTTGTCAAGAGGGAAAAGATTGGATGGCCGCGATTTTGAGTCATACAGAAATTTTGAAATTGAGATAGGAATAATAGACAAAGCTTCCGGTTCTGCAAAGGTAAAGCTAGGTAATACCGAAGTTATAGCAGGTGTTAAAGTTGAAACAGGCGAACCATTTGAAGGATTAGAAAATAAAGGCGCATTGATCATGTCTGCAGAAGTTTTACCCACTGCCTCTCCTCACGTTGAACCTGGGCCTCCTGACGAGGACGCAATAGAATTATCACGGGTTGTTGATAGAGGGATACGCGAATCAGAAATGCTAGATTTAGATAAATTGGTTTTGATTCCTGGAAAAATAGTTTATACTGTTTTTGTTGACTGTAGTATAATAAACAGTGATGGTAATTTGTTAGATGCTACCTCTTATGCAGTAGTGGCTGCTCTTTTAACAAGTAAATTTCCGATCTATGAAATTAAAGACGAACAAGTAGTTGATACCGGTAAAACTATGCCTCCACCCATTACTACAATGCCGGTATCTATTACCGCAGTTAGAATTGGAGAATCGGTCTTGTTAGATCCAACAACAGAAGAGGAAGCATGCATGGATGCCCGCATAACTATGACAACCCAATCTGATGGAAATATAGTCGCTGTACAAAAAGGCTTTACGGGCCCATTTTCTGTCAATCAGATTGTCCAGTTCTCTGAAATCGCAAGAATTAAAGGAGAGGAAATGCGCTCTAAAATAAAGGAGTTGAATTAA
- a CDS encoding 50S ribosomal protein L37 has product MGVKFGATVRKRYGKVYRTLKQKRRCPSCTSLKFKRVAMGIWRCNKCEYKVAAGAYDVNLGKLQG; this is encoded by the coding sequence TTGGGTGTAAAGTTTGGTGCTACCGTACGAAAAAGATACGGTAAGGTCTATAGGACATTAAAACAAAAAAGACGATGTCCAAGCTGTACTTCATTAAAATTTAAAAGAGTAGCAATGGGTATATGGCGGTGCAATAAATGCGAATATAAAGTCGCAGCAGGAGCCTATGACGTAAATCTTGGAAAGCTTCAAGGCTAA
- a CDS encoding KEOPS complex subunit Pcc1: MESFKAKILIYFDVEQKNHNKGFFPPNNDDGDILKKPLNSIFVALKGDIQSTPDFDTNVTVSTENNYIILSISGNNVSKFRASLLSFLRLVDLAYSILYIDK, encoded by the coding sequence TTGGAAAGCTTCAAGGCTAAAATTCTTATTTATTTTGATGTAGAGCAAAAAAACCACAATAAGGGATTTTTCCCACCTAATAATGATGACGGTGATATTTTAAAAAAACCTTTGAATTCTATTTTTGTTGCATTAAAAGGCGATATTCAATCTACCCCTGATTTTGATACCAATGTTACTGTTTCTACAGAAAATAACTATATTATACTATCAATATCTGGTAACAATGTGTCTAAATTTCGTGCGTCATTACTATCTTTTTTGAGACTAGTGGATTTAGCATATTCTATACTGTATATTGACAAATGA
- a CDS encoding prefoldin subunit beta yields MSEQELPPWLKEQLARLQQLQQNLQAIMMQKQQVELEISETERALEELKKTTPDDVVYKLAGPLMVKSDRDNLIKELEEKKELSNTRTVVLGKQESRVKENLKEVENKINQMMHMAQGGSQSNKFNQPPQ; encoded by the coding sequence ATGAGTGAACAAGAGCTTCCTCCATGGCTAAAAGAGCAACTTGCAAGATTGCAACAATTACAACAAAATCTTCAAGCAATAATGATGCAAAAACAACAGGTTGAACTAGAAATATCTGAAACAGAAAGAGCCTTGGAGGAGTTAAAGAAAACTACTCCCGATGATGTCGTATACAAGCTTGCAGGCCCTTTGATGGTTAAATCTGACAGGGATAATTTGATAAAAGAACTAGAAGAAAAGAAAGAGCTTTCAAATACCAGGACTGTAGTTTTGGGCAAACAAGAATCTAGGGTCAAGGAAAATCTAAAAGAAGTGGAAAATAAAATTAATCAAATGATGCATATGGCCCAAGGAGGATCACAATCCAATAAATTTAATCAACCTCCACAATAA